The Sus scrofa isolate TJ Tabasco breed Duroc chromosome X, Sscrofa11.1, whole genome shotgun sequence genome has a segment encoding these proteins:
- the RS1 gene encoding retinoschisin: protein MNHLLNFSFFNLTFPLLSFCSATLGLSSTEDEGEDPWYNKACKCDCQGGANALWSAGTTPLDCIPECPYHKPLGFESGEVTPDQITCSNLEQYVGWYSSWTANKARLNSQGFGCAWLSKFQDSSQWLQIDLKEVKVISGILTQGRCDIDEWMTKYSVQYRTDESLNWIYYKDQTGNNRVFYGNSDRTSTVQNLLRPPIISRFIRLIPLGWHVRIAIRMELLECVSKCT from the exons ATGAATCATTtgttgaatttctctttttttaacttgacTTTTCCTCTCTTGTCCTTTTGCTCAGCCACCCTGGGATTATCGTCTACGGAG GATGAGGGTGAGGACCCCTGGTACAACAAAGCGTGCAAGTGTGACTGCCAAGGAGGCGCCAATGCCCTGTGGTCTGCGGGCACCACCCCCTTAGACTGCATACCGG aaTGCCCGTATCATAAGCCCCTGGGGTTCGAGTCAGGAGAGGTTACACCAGACCAGATTACCTGCTCCAACCTGGAGCAGTACGTGGGCTGGTATTCCTCGTGGACTGCCAACAAGGCCCGGCTCAACAGTCAAGGCTTTGG GTGCGCCTGGCTCTCCAAGTTCCAGGACAGCAGCCAGTGGTTACAGATAGATCTGAAGGAGGTCAAGGTGATTTCAGGGATCCTCACCCAGGGCCGCTGTGACATCGATGAGTGGATGACCAAGTACAGCGTGCAGTACAGGACCGATGAGAGCCTGAACTGGATTTACTATAAGGACCAGACTGGAAACAACCGG GTTTTCTATGGAAACTCAGACCGAACCTCCACAGTCCAGAACCTGCTACGGCCCCCCATCATTTCCCGCTTCATCCGGCTCATCCCGCTGGGCTGGCACGTGCGCATTGCCATCCGGATGGAGTTGCTGGAGTGCGTCAGCAAGTGTACCTGA